The nucleotide sequence GGCCGAGGCCACGGAAGGGACCCCGCCAGCCTCACGTGCCCTCTGTCCTCCCAGCAGGTACCCGCCGGGCGTGGTGGGCGTGGCCCCCAGCGGCATCCCCACTGCCGTCGAAGGCATCGTCCCCAGCGCCATGTCCCTGTCCCACGGCCTGCCCCCCGTGTCCCACCCGCCCCACGCCCCTTCTCCCGGCCAAACCGTCAAGCCCGAGGCAGATAGAGACCACGCGACCGACCAGTTGTAGCCCGGGCGGAGCTCGACGGCCTCGGCACGGGCAGGGCGGCGCCCTCGGAGCGGCGTGTGCAGAGGCGGCGCCTGCGGTGGCCCCGGCGCTGCAGAGACTGTCCAGGCGCCGGGCGGGGGAGGTGGCGCCGGCCTCCCCGCGTCCGCTGTAGTTGTCCCGTCCCGAGGGCCAGCCGCTGTCCTGTGTCCTTTGCGTCCTCGTTAAGCAAAAGAAGTTAGTAGTTAATTCTATCATGAATGTTCTCGTCTGTGTACAGTCTTTAGAACATTACAGAGGATTTGTTTGCTTAGCTGTCAACAGCAGGAGAGCCTGAGCGAACACTCAGCAGGCCGCGTCACACGGCGCCCCTCGTGTGGGACCGCGCCCCGGAACGAGGCAGTTGGCAAACTTCTCAGGACAACGAATCCTTCCCGTTTTTCTTTCTACGCCACTCAGTGCATTGTTTTTTCTACCTGCTTgtcttatttttagaataatttagaaaaacaaaacaacggCTGTTTTTCCTAATTTTGGCATGAATCCCCTTGTTCCAAACAAAGACGGCTTCGCAAAGTGGCTCCAAGAAGTGCGCGTCGCCCACAGCGCGCTCGGCCGTCGGCATCTGTCCTGGGGATGTGAGGGCGCAGCGTCCCGGCCTGCGCGGGTGCCGTCCTGCTGACGTGGTAGGCTAGCAATATTTTGGTTAAAATCATGTTTGTGACTGTAACCATttgtatgaattattttaaagaaataaaaatcccagaaagagCCGGCAGGCCCAGCGTCTGTTTCGTGGCTTTGCGGCCCCCCGTGGGTCTCTGTCCTGGCCCTGGTGGCCTCGGGGGCTGGAGCGGGCGGCCCTGGGCACCCGGGGCAGTGGTCCTGGGGGGGCCGGAGGCGGCGGGCCGTGTGGGTGCGGGCGGGAGCCGCGCTGTTTGTGGGGACCAgtgcaccccacccccgcccgcctgGGGTCACGACCAGAGCGGGTGCCGCGGCCTGTGCAGGAGCGGGCTCCGGGACGCTGCGGGGATGCCGGCTTCACAGGGGTCCCTCCCTCGTGGCCACTCAGGGCTAAACCGGGGTGTCCTGTTCACAGTCCCCTGGACGCCCGTTGCACGCCCGCCCTGCACGGCCCACGGCATAGCTGGCCCGCCTCCTGCCCGCTCTGCGGGGAAAGCACGGTGAACGGTGACCGCTGAGGGGGCTCCTGGGGACACGCCTTGGCGTTGCCACACTCAGGGTCTGCAGGACAGGACTGCGGGTTGGGAGCCGCCGTCCTGCGGGGCTGGGGTCCCAGCCGAGCACCTGCCACTGGCGCCCGTCCTCCCAGATCTCCTCCCAGATCTCCGCACACGTCCGGAGCGCGGGGTTTGCCTCTGCGCTCAACTCTGGGACGTTCTCAGCCTGTCTTCAGGCGTTTGCCTTCATTCCTTTTCCCTGAGGGACCCGCGTGGTGGGGAAAACGGGGGCACGCGGGGATGTGCGGGGGCGACGGACCAGGAACCGAGGAGGAAGCACTGCCCATGTCCCCAGAGGTGTCCCCGGCAGCTGCATGACGGGTGGGCCCACGTCACACGTCACAGATGGAAGATGGGGCCGAATCCCAGAAGGAGCCGCACATGCAACGGTCAGCTCTTCGAACACATTAATAGAATGGACCAAAGTGTGCCGGACAGACGGACGCAGGGAGGCAGCCCCGAGGTCACACGCCGGAAATCCCGGAGAGGACAGCCACCTGCCCAAACCCACGGAGGCGCGGCTGCTGAGCAGCTCTAGGACCTGACCTCGAGCTTGCGCTTCCTCCAGAGTCCCAGACGGAGGTGGTTCCCAGCGGAGTCTCGGCAAATACTTGGAGACGGAACTAATTCCGCGGACctgggggggacgggggggacGGAGGGCGCCCTCCCAACGCAGCTCACGGGCCGACGCGGAGTCCAAATCCCTGAAGGAAAGAGCACCGACTAGAATCCTCTTGAAGCCTGTTCGCAGGTGGAGTGACCGGCCCTACGAAGCCAGTGCAGCTGCTGCGGGGACGGACCgcggggacacctggggggtCGTGTCCCCCGGGAGCAGGGAcggggtgaggggcacctgggaggtcaCGGGACACAGGGACCAGGGCCTCTCCAGGTCCCAGCCCATCTGTGCAAGCCCGTCTGCTGAAGGCTTTCTTCAGAAACCTGGAAACCCTCTGGCTGTGTCGGTTAGAGACGTGGGCACTAGGAAGTGGCCGGACGGGACCCTTCGGAGGGCGGGCCGGGCTCTGCTGGCGCTGGCGCTGCCTGCGGGAGGCTCTGCAGACGGGCGGACGGACAGGACGGACACGGGGTCCTCAGGGAGGCCAGCCCGCGCTGCGACGCCCGAACCCCGACAGGAAGCCCCCCCCCGTGGGGGTGTGGGGCACCGTGGGGCTGCAGCCGGAGGGGCGTCTCCACCCTgctgggggccgggccgggcggcctGGCAGCCCCCTCCCGGTGACCTGGGCACGCCCCCGCCCttcctgcaccccccccccccggagcacCCGCTGCCCCCCAGCTGCTCTCAGCTGCGTTTGCAGAATTGATTTTCCAGCAAACACACGTGAGGGAGACCATGGGACGAGGGCCAGTGCGGGGCCGTCCCGGAAAACATGGGGTTCCCCCGGCAGGGCTGGTGCCGGCACATGGGGGGTCCTGAGGTCGCCCAGCAGCCCTGCCTCACGGCCCAGCCGGCCGCCAGCACCTTAACCCCCGGGCGCCCACCCCAGAGCAGCCGGAGGGGCCTCCCCGTGTGTGAGCACCTGGCAATATCCCCGAGGCGCCGAGGACGGCGGCGGGGagagccctccctgcccccgcgcCTTCCCGTGCAGCCCGCGGCCCGGACACCCCAGGGCCCTTGTCCTCGCTTCTCCCCTCGCGCTCGGCCCGTGTCTCCATGTCCCATGAGCTGCCAGTTTCAGACTCTATTTCCTATTTGGGAAATTATGACAGGTGTCTTCTTGATTTGTAAGCGTTCATTACATATTAAGGAAATCAGACTTACCCACAGCGTGAGCCGTGCCTACTGCCCTCGCCTGCTGGTGTAACTGCTGCGTGCACAGCCCCACCGCCCAGCGCCCCGCGCCAGCTCGTGCTCCCCTTCACCCCGGGGCCGCGGCCCTCCCCGGGCTGTATCTCCCGGAGCGCAGGcagcccggcccccgccgcccgtcTTGGCGCAGCTGGCTGTTCCGGGGTGTCGTTGGAAAGCCCACGTGCGCAGGGCCCCCCACGTGAAGGGGGCGGCTCCCCCTCCTGGCCGCGTGTTCCTCGCCCCCTCTCCTCACCCGCCCAGGGCCCACCCGCACCCGGGGCCACAGCTCGCGGGAGCCCTGCCGGGAGCTggtcctgcccctgctgccctcctgccGGGTCCAGGAAGGCAGGGGGGACGGGGGAGGGCACGGGCAGGGGGCCCGCAGGGGGACGTGGCCTCCATCGCACCCTGTCCTACGAGCTCCATGGCACAGGGGGCGGTCGCCGTCTGCTGGGGCACCCCCCGGGGCGCACCCCCCCGCAGCTGCCTGGGGCCCGGGAGCCGGCAGGGGAGGCCCGTTGGCAGCAGCCGCGCAGGGCCGGGGGCCAAGCTTCCAATAAAAGTGGTGAGTGTTTGAGCAAATGGAAGATCCTGGAAAAGGCGAAGGAAAAAACCCGTCCTTGGGTCCAGCCGTTGGGCCGGGGAGGactggggggtggcgggggggggtaGCTGCCTGGACTGGCCCCAGGCCTCGGGGGATGCAGGTGCCGGCCGGCTGAGGCCCCCCCGTGGGCACTGGCTTCCTGGGGGGCCTGAGCCCCCCCGcagggcccgccccgcccctcctccggGCTCCCCTGCGGGGCCAGCTGTCCCCGAGGGCAGGGTGGCCGGAGGGCTGCCCCCAGGAGGCTCGCTGGGTCCCGGCCCGCCGAGCCCCTGCCCCACGTGGGCCCCGAGGCCAGACCAGGGGTGCGGGGCGCGGCCTTGGGTGGGAAGGCACAGCCCCGAGCACTGGGCTCCTGCTGCCCCTGGAGGCGGGCCGGGCCCACCCCAGTCCAGGACACCCCAGCCCAGGGCACCCGCGAGGGGCGCCCCCCGCCAGCCGTGACTCCCAGGGGCCGCAGGGGGCAGGCGCTGCGGGAAGGGGCTGGGCGCCCACCACGGAACCACGCACGGCCCGGGCAGTCCGCAGGGGCGGGAGCTCCACTGCCGTGACCGTGCGGGCCTAGAAACTGCTAGAAACAGCTGGCAGCCGCGGGGGCCGGGAGGCCACCTGCACGTTTACGGCTCAAATTCAAGCCGCGACCCGAGGCGATGCCACAGGGAAGGCGGAGTGACCTGCgtccccgcgccccggccgcctCGGCCTCCTGCCTCCCGTGCACAGCCAGCGGGCGGGAGAGCGTCCCTGCTGTCACGCCGCGGGGACCCGCGgggcctgggccgaaggaagtCTCGGCGAGTAGGTGTCTCGGCGACCACCGTGGACCACAAGGAAGCCTGCAGCGAACAAGCAGTGAGGAGGCCAAGCAACGTCCTCAGGCGCAACCAGTGGGCGCCgcgtggggtggggcgggggcgggtcaCCAGAGGGCGCGGCCCCGTGCATGAGGACCTGACGAGCCAAGCCACCCTCCCGGGTCTCCGTCCCACCGGCGTGTGCGGCCAACACACGCAGCCCTTCCAGCAGGCTGGAGGTTGGGCACGAGGTCACGGGCATGCAGGCCCCTGGGGGGAACGAGGTCACGGGGGTGCAGGCCCCTGAGGGGGGATGAGGTCATGGGGGTGCAGGCCCCTGGAGGGGGATGAGGTCATGGGGGTGCAGGCCCCTGGGGGGGACGAGGTCATGGCGGTGCAGGCCCTGGGGGGATGAGGTCATGGGGGTGCAGGCCCCTGGGGGGGACGAGGTCATCGGGGTGCAAGTCCCTGGGGgggatgaggtcatgagggtgcaGGCCCCTGGGGGGGACGAGGTCATGAGGGTGCAGGCCCCTGGGGGGGGGACGAGGTTATGGGGGTGCAGGCCCCTGGGGGGGGACGAGGTCATGGGGGTGCAGGCCCCTGGGTGGGACGAGGTCATGGGGGTGCAGGCCCCTGAGGGGGGATGAGGTCATGGGGGTGCAGGCCCCTGGAGGGGGATGAGGTCATGGGGGTGCAGGCCCCTGGGGGGGACGAGGTCATGGTGGTGCAGGCCCTGGGGGGATGAGGTCATGGGGGTGCAGGCCCCTGGGGGGGACGAGGTCATCGGGGTGCAAGTCCCTGGGGgggatgaggtcatgagggtgcaGGCCCCTGGGGGGGACGAGGTCATGGGGGTGCAGGCCCCTGGGGGGGGGACGAGGTCATGGGGGTGCAGGCCCCTGGGGGGGGGACGAGATCATGGGGGTGCAGGCCCCTGGGTGGGACGAGGTCATGGGGGTGCAGGCCCCTGGGGGGGACGAGGTCATGGGGGTGCAAGTCCCTGGGGgggatgaggtcatgagggtgcaGGCCCCTGGGGGGGACGAGGTCATGGGGGTGCAGGCCCCTGGGGGGGACGAGGTCATGGGGGTGCAGGCCCCTGCCGGGGGGACACAAGGTCACGGGCGTGCAGGCCCCTGGGGAGGCGAGGACATGGGGGCGCCGCGGCAGCAGCGGGACATGTCCGCCTTCACCATCAGGCCAAGGGCTGGAATAGAGGTTTTCCAAGTCCTGGAGACAAAGGGCGGTGAGCAGGTCAGCGTCCTgcgggcggggaggggcgagTCGGGGGAGGCGGCACCTGCGGGGTGGCCAAAGcacagtcacccccccccccccgcccccgcacctgCATCAGCTCAGGGGGAGCTTGGCCGAGTCACGAGAGGCAAAGACGCAGGCACGGATCACATGACTCCTCTCGCATGAGccgtgggggctggggctggggggccgccAGGAGACGGGACCTCTGAGAGccatggaatgttctggaagtaAATACACATGACGGTTGCACAACTTCGTGAGTAAAAACCCCTGGATGATTCTCTCTAGAAGGTGAGTTTTGTGTCATGTGAGTTGTATCTCAATGaagcttttttctttgttttagagaaaTGCTCCCTCTACAGCCGTGTCCTCCCCCGTCTGTCCTTTGCCGGCAGCTGGGGCGCCTGCGCTGACCCGCCGCGCACCCCAACGGTGACCCTGCAGCCGGGGGCCGTTTCCCCAGAGCACCCGGTTCCGTCTGACCCTCCGCCCATAGGGTCTGCAGGGCGGCTCCCGAGGACGTTCTGTCCCCCAGGGGACCCGCCCTGTCCAGGGGGCCGCCCAGGCCTTCGGCAGGGCCCACGCAGTGGGGGAGTCGGGGCCCCCACGCACCCCAGCTCCAGGGGAACCCTTCGTGCGGGAGCCCCCAGCTGTGCACGGAGCCCCAGGGCCTCGGGCAGGGAGCACATCTGGCGGGGACGCGGGGCTGCGGCCTGCACAGGGTGGTCCAGCCCGACACCAAGGACCAGGGAGGGACCGGGCTACTCGGGCCGCTGAGCCTCCCCATCTTCTGGCCCCTGCATGCCTGGCGGGGGCTCCCGGAagccacgggggtggggggcggtggtggtCCCCGGCCAGGCCCAGCTGCATCCCCCCGGgagcccaccccccgcccccttggCCGCAGCTggagcccggccccgcccccgcaggcctGCAGCTGGAGCCCGTGGGGAGCAGGGGCGGCGGCCAGAGGCGGCGGGCGCTGCCTGATGGGGAGCAGCTGCGGCCCCGGTTCTCGCCCGGCCGAGCTGGCCGATGCGGCCCCACCCAGGACCTGCGCCCCGGCCgcgctcccctcaccccccaccccctgggcgCCCCCCCGTGCCCAGCGGCTGCACCCTGCCCGACGGCGCCTTGGCACCCAGGGCCCCGCTTCCCCCGTGGGGCCACCGTCCTGCATCTGCTGGGATCCAGTCCGGGGCGCCCCTCGGGGCGCAGGTGGGGTCCGGTACCCGCACAGGCCGCGCCACAGCACAGCCGCCTCCCACGGCAGAGCCGGGGTCAGAACCCGCTCCCCGCGAGCCGACTGGTCCTCGCAGCCGGGCACGAACCCTTGGGGGGCCCTGGTAGGGCAGCTTCATCCCATCCGCAGAGCTGGGACCCCCTGGGCGCCCCGCCTGGGCTCGAGCCGCGTCTCGGGGGTCTTTGCCACGCCCGGCCAGGGGCCCGCGGCGACACACGTCCTTGCAGCCCTGCTGCTCACGGGCTCGTCCTCTGCCCCGTGGGGACCACGACAGTGCAAACGGGAAGGCGGCCGTGGAGAAGGTGGCCCAGGGCCGGCCGGCGCCTTCCCGCGGCCCCGAAGGCCCTCCGGGGACCCCACGGCCCTCGCAGGTGCTCGCTGCTGAGAAGTGACCGGCTGCCCACTTCCCTGCGCTTACTGGCATCGGAGTTTCTTGCTGGGTTTCAGGGTCCGGCTGGGGCAGCCTCCGAGGTCCCACCTCCCACTCGTGCCAATGATCgtgtccatattttattttattttattttattttttaatttttatttatttatgatagtcacacagagagagagagaggcagagacacaggcagcgggagaagcaggctccatgcaccgggagcccgacgtgggactcgatcccgggtctccaggatcgcgccccaggcccaaggcaggcgccaaaccgctgtgccacccggggatccccgtgTCCATATTTTAGAACGTTCGCATCACTTGATTTCCTTACTAGGTCGGCCGGAACCTCCAAGAGAACGGTGACCAGTAACGGCGGCGGCAGGAATCCCCAGTCGCAGCGGCGCGGCTGCAGCTCCGAGTTTCCCGGGCACGACGGTCTGGGCCAGGCCGTGTgcagtttttgtttccttttctatttacTCTCGTACAGCTAAGGGTGAGGATTCGCCGCGCTCCGCCGTCGGTCGTGCAGCGGCCGCCGGGACAGGTCGTCATGCAGGCTGGTCACCGACGCGGCCGCGGCCAGCTGAACTTCCGCAGGTCACGGGCAATATACTGACTCGGTTCTCAGTTTTCTGTGCAACTTTGGCGACGAGCTCCTCGAAGTCCATCGTCGAGCTCCGCGAAGCCTGGCCCCGACCCCGAGGTCACAGCGCCTGGTCCTGCACATACTTTACTGGATTCTTTTTGCTATTCttttatttagactttttttctcatctttgtttATAAGTGGTATTTGTCcgtactcctttttttttcttctttttgctacATCAGGTTTTTGTATTATTAAATTATGCTGGTTTTAGGAGATGAATTACAGTTTTCC is from Canis lupus familiaris isolate Mischka breed German Shepherd chromosome 3, alternate assembly UU_Cfam_GSD_1.0, whole genome shotgun sequence and encodes:
- the LOC119871313 gene encoding collagen alpha-1(I) chain-like, which translates into the protein MGVQAPGWDEVMGVQAPGGDEVMGVQVPGGDEVMRVQAPGGDEVMGVQAPGGDEVMGVQAPAGGTQGHGRAGPWGGEDMGAPRQQRDMSAFTIRPRAGIEVFQVLETKGEKCSLYSRVLPRLSFAGSWGACADPPRTPTGLQGGSRGRSVPQGTRPVQGAAQAFGRAHAVGESGPPRTPAPGEPFLEPGPAPAGLQLEPVGSRGGGQRRRALPDGEQLRPRFSPGRRLHPARRRLGTQGPASPVGPPSCICWDPVRGAPRGAGGVRYPHRPRHSTAASHGRAGVRTRSPRADWSSQPGTNPWGALVGQLHPIRRAGTPWAPRLGSSRVSGVFATPGQGPAATHVLAALLLTGSSSAPWGPRQCKREGGRGEGGPGPAGAFPRPRRPSGDPTALAGARC